TATCTACATAGCCTAGTTTTACCATAGCTGGGTCTGTCACGATTACAGCACGAGAGATATCAGGCATGTCTTGCAGATATTGAATAGAATTTTTTTCGAAGTATATTTTCTCTGGAATCTTAAACCATTGCATGTTCACGCGTCGTTTCGCCACCTTTTTGACGTTGATCATATGCACAGCACTTACGTTGGTAGATACAGAGTTTCGACCATAAGAACCGCAACCAAGCGTTAGAGAAGGAATGAACTCATTGTAAATATCTCCGATTGCCCCTTGAGAAGAAGGAGCATTAACTACGATACGGCAAGCCTTCATTCTCATTCCAAATGCTTCCATAAGATCATCGTCTTCTGTATGGATAACCGCTGTATGTCCCAGGCCACCGAACTCAAGCATTTCTTCTGCACGGCGGAATCCTTCATCCGCATTTTTCACTTTGTAGCATGCAAGGACAGGGCTCAATTTTTCACGGGATAATGGATGATCAGCACCTACCCCTGTCAGTTCTGCGATTAGAATTTTCGTTTCAGGATCTACGTGTATACCGGCCATTTCAGCAATGACTGCGGCTGGTTTTCCCACGATATCCGCATTTACTGCGCATGTATTTTCATTTATGACCAATTTCTCCACTTTTGCCTTTTCATCAGGTGTCAAAAAGTGACAATTATTAGAGATCATAAGTTGTTTTACTCGTTCATAGATTGGTGCGTCAACAATTACAGCTTGTTCAGAAGCGCAGATCATCCCATTGTCAAACGTTTTAGATAAGATCAGATCATTTACTGCACGCTCGATTACCGCAGTTCGCTCAATATAGCAAGGTACGTTACCAGGACCTACACCAAGTGCTGGTTTACCTGTACTATAAGCTGATTTCACCATGGCAGCTCCACCTGTTGCTAATACGAGAGCTGTGCCTGGATGGTTCATTAATTGTTTAGTTGCTTCTAAGGACGGTTGATCAATCCACTGAATACAATTCTTTGGAGCACCAGCTTTTATTGCTGCTTCATATAATGTACGCGCTGCTTCTGCACTAGACTTCTGTGCAGATGGATGGAAGGCGAAGATAATTGGATTTCTTGTTTTAATAGAAATGATTGCTTTGAACATGGTGGTAGAGGTCGGGTTTGTTACTGGTGTAACCCCTGCTACTACGCCAATCGGTTCAGCTATTTCGATGATACCATTCTGCTCATCTTCACGAATGAGACCAACTGTTTTATCTTTTTTAATACTGTTATAAATATATTCTGTAGAGAAAATGTTTTTGATCATCTTGTCTTCAAAAACACCGCGTCCTGTTTCTTCATGAGCCAGTTTGGCTAAATATACGTGCTTATCTAACCCAGCTAACGCCATTGCTTTTACAATGCTATCAATTTTCTCCTGATCGTAATTAGCAAAGTCTTTTAATGCTTGGTTACCATTCTCGACCAAGGTATCAATCATTGTTTTTACTGCCTCTTCTTTTGCTTGCTCTTGCACTTTTATCTCATTGCTCATGGTTTCTTCCTCCTTATTAAATAAGAAAGCATTGTATCCACTGATTTAGTGAAAATTTTCACGTACACGTTAAAAAAATAAAGCGAAAGTGAAATTTTTCACATTCTAGTTTACAAGGAACTTTTGTTAATGATGTTAAGTAGTGCATAAAAGCAATTCCTTATAAACCGCCTTGGGGCTATCTTTTTCTATTCAGCTCCTTGGTACACTCTAATCTTACTCGATAACCATATATATGTATGTGATGTTTCTCACACGTTTTCCTGTATTTTTTTAACTAACTTTTTTAGACTTTACACTTATATCCTATCATGTTTCAATAAAAATCTGGTATGCTACAATAAAAGGATACTTCTGTATCGACCAATCTCCAGATGACATGATGAAGGAGTGGCTCTCAATGTCCATTACCATTACACCACAAGCACTTGCTTGGTTCAAAAAAGACTGGGGCTTCAAATCAGGCGATTCCATTCGCTTTTTCGTCCGATACGGTGGGGGTACCAGCCTACATAAAAGCTATTCCATGGGGATTTCTAAAGCCGAACCGAATGAAATTGCACTCTCCAGTACGGTTGAAGGCATCACCTTCTTTTTTGAGCAAGATGACATGTGGTTTATTGAAGATAAAAGTATGACCGTTGATTTTATTGAAGCTTTAGAAGAAATTACGTTTTCTTTCCAATAAGAAAATAGATAGAAAAGCAGGTAATAGCGAAAGGAATCCTCTGATTCTTCTCTATTACCTGCTTTTTCTATTGCATTCTTCAGTTAAGGCTTTTTATTGGGCAGTATATCCTCCATCAATAGCTGCGGCGATACCTGTTACTCCCTTTAATCTATCGCTTACCAGCATAGAGGCATAGTCTGCAATCTCCTCTACGGACAACAATCTCTTCTGAGGGACTAATGGGTAAATGACTTCCTCCAGTACTTTTTCTAACGGTACATTACGAGTAACAGCCAAATCCTTCAACTGATTTTGTACTAATGGAGTATCAACATAGCCGGGACACAAAGCATTTACTGTAATCCCATGCACGGCCCCTTCTAATGCGGCTACTTTCGTCAGTCCAATCACTCCATGCTTGGCACTGTTGTAAGCCGCCTTTCCCGCAAATCCGATCAGTCCATTTATAGAAGACATATTTAAAATCCGACCATATCCCTGTTGTTTCATTATAGGAAACGCATGCTTAATGCCTAAAAAGGGTCCCACTAGCATGACTTTCAACAACAGCTCAAAACGTTCTGTCGGGAACTCTTCGATTGGGGACACATGCTGTAGACCTGCATTATTAATTAAAATCTCCAATCTGCCGTACTCTTCGACAACCCGCTGTACGCTGACTGCAACCTGCTCCTCATTTGAAACATCACAGCATAAGCCGATCACCTTATTCCCCTGCTGACGTAGCTTCTCTGCTGACATCGCAACCGCTCCCGCATTAAGATCAGCAATGGCGATGATCGCTCCTTCCTTGGCAAAATGCTGTGCCATCTCATAACCAATACCGCTCGCAGCCCCAGTAATTAATGCTACTCTTTGATCTAATAACCCCATTAGACATTTCTCCTATTCCTTATTATCATGGCAAAAGCCTTATCCTTATCTTTTTCAACACCCATCTTATTAGAAAATGGAAACCACGAAAGCCAGTATGAAAACCGTCACTGTCTTCAATACGGTAATGATAAAAATATCCTTGTAGGACTGACGGTGCGTAAGTCCAGTGATAGCCAATAGTGTAATAACAGCACCATTATGAGGTAACGTATCCATCCCTCCTGAAGCCATTGACGCAATCCGATGTAGTAGTTCAGGTGAAATACCAACAGCATCTGCTAGCTCTACGTACTGTTTTCCCATTACTTCCAAGGCAATCGACAAACCACCAGAGGCTGAGCCAGTCATTCCAGACAGTACATTTACCGCTAAGGCTTCAGAAACCAATGGATGATCGCTTGCCCCCAAAATCCAGCTTTGAATGATTTTGAACCCTGGCAACGTTTTTACCACGTTCCCAAAGCCTACTTCAGAAGCTGTGTTAAAGATGGCAAGTAAAGCCCCCATTGCTGCTGTCGTAAGGCCTGCTGCCAGTTTGCTATGCACCGCTTTTACATTTATAGCTAGAGCTGAAATAACCCCTACTAGCAACGCAATGATCAAAGCCCACGAAGAAGCTACCGTCTTTACATTCTCAATCTTAAATTTTTCTTGAAGCATAGCTGGGTCGTACCAGCTATCAACTGCAATGAATCCTCTGCTTAATAGAAAATTGGTGAGGAGTACAAGCAACAAAGGTAAGATAGCCAAGGCAATATGAGGATACTTTTCAGCTTCTTTTGCTTCTGGCTCATTTTTGTGATTGTCACCATATCCCTCTCCTGCTATGGCCGCCTGCTTGCGACGTCTTTCCAACCAAAGCATCCCGCCTACGAAAATCATGAAGGCTCCCACAATTCCCACAAGTGGAGCCGCATAGGCATCTGTCCCAAAGTAATTCGTTGGAATAATATTTTGAATCTGTGGTGTACCGGGCAATGCATCCATCGTGAATGTAAACGCTCCCAAAGCTATCGTGCCTGGAATCAAGCGTTTAGGAATATTCGCCTCCCGAAAAAGAGCTGCTGCAAATGGATAGACAGCAAACGCTACAACGAACAAGGAGACACCACCATAGGTGAGGATTGCACAAGCTAATACAATGGATAACATGGCTCGATTTGATCCCAGCCCTTTGACGATTGTCTGTGCGATAGAACCAGCCGCTCCGCTTAATTCCATCACTTTACCGAAAATCGCTCCTAATAAAAATACAGGGAAGAATGCCTTAATATAATTAGCTGCATTTGTCATAAATGTCTCTGTATAGCTTGGCAGTAACGCTAAGCCCGATAGGACGACAGCCAATAGAGTAAAAATGGGGGCAAATACGATAACAGGATAGCCTCGATATGCAAAAAACATTAGTAAACATAAAGACACAAGGATCGCTACGATCTCTAAAAACATAAATAATTCCCCTCTCTCATCTGACAAAAATGTGTCTATCCTCTATAAAGAAGCATGATTTATGCCATTTATTGAGCAAAGGTGTTATGTAACATCATTCCAGTCAATCTGACAGATACTAACAACATTTTCATCGTACCCAGCCTTTTACAAGCTGAACGATTTCGCATGCCGCCCCTGAGTTTAAGTCCAAATTTCCGGAAAAAAATCACGTAATACTTCGCGTCCTGCAAATACATAAAAGCTCTCCTCTTTATGAATCATTGGTTGTAAGCTGTACATATAAAAAAGTCCAAGATTCTGGACTCATTCCGGTATCTTGGACTTACTACTTCACTTGTTTTATTTGCCTGTCGATTAGCTTCTCCCACTTTTGATAGAAGCTTGATTTACTAATTCCGAGCAGTTTTGCTGCCTCTCGTTTATTTCCCCCAGCAAGTTGTACGGCCTGTTGCAACGCCTCTCGTTCAGCTTTTGCTAACCACTCCTTGAGGCTAGGAAAGCTACTCTGTAGCATGGGGCTTCCTGGTATGGATGTAGGTAACAGAATATGTTCGGCCCTAATCCACTTTCCCTCCATCATATGCATGGCACGCTCCAATACATTACGTAATTCTCTGACGTTGCCAGGCCAGCTGTGATAACGTAACAGCTCCCATACCTCTTCATCCATTCCTTTCACTACAATCCCGGTTGACTCCATCAACTGCTCACGTATAATCTCTACCAAATATGGTAAGTCTTCCAACCTATCCCGAAGCGGTGGTATTGTAAGGGTAACAACATGCAAACGATAAAATAAATCCTCGCGAAATTTGCCTGCTTTCATCAAAGCGATCATATCTTTATTAGTAGAAGCAATCACTCGTACATTTAGTGATAGTGGCCGACTCGCCCCAACTCGCTCTACTTCTTTTTCTTGTAAAATGCGTAAGATCTTGGCTTGTAGAGCTAGTGGCATATCCCCAATTTCATCTAAAAGGATTGTACCTCGATCTGCTAGTTCAAACTTACCTTTTTTTCCTTTGCGTAGAGCCCCTGTAAATGCTCCCTCTTCATATCCAAACAGCTCGGACTCCAATAAATTATCCGGGATAGCCGCACAATTTACACGAATAAATGGTCCCATCGCCCTCTGACTTGCCGCGTGAATAGCATGCGCAAACAATTCTTTTCCCGTGCCACTCTCTCCTGTAATCAGTACGGTTGTATCGCTGTTAGCAACCTTCATTGCCAGTTCCTTACATTTGTTCATTAAGTCGCTGGTGCTCACAATCTGTTCAAAACGATAGGTTGCTCTCAGCTTCCTCTGTAATTCACCTTTATAGTAATCTAATTCTTGTTTTAATTGATCTACAGTAGCAGACAAAGCGTGAAGCTGCCGCACATCCTGAAACATAACAGTTCCGAGTACAGCAATCATTTTCTCTTCCCGATAGATAGGGACACGGTTCGCTATCATCTCCCGGCCATTAATACGTTGAACCTCAGCCAGCTCTGCTATGCCAGTTTTGGCTACTACATGCATTCGCGTATTCTCAATAACCGTCGTAACATGCCTACCGATTGGGTCAGCTATGCCAATAAAATTCCGATATTTATGATTCATCATTAGAATAATCCCCTCTGGATCAGTCACCACTATACATTCATATGCTTTTTCAAATACATCCTCCAATAGTTCTAAATATTCCGACGATAAAACAGAATGGAATGCCATCATTCATCCCCCCTCCTAGAATGCAACAACTGATATTATCACATTTTTCTAACAACAACAAATATAAGTTTGTTTTCCTCTTGTATCCACCTCCCTCTTCCTACATTCTTATTATTTCTAGTTTCTTACTCTAAATTCTAACATCTAGTTGATTGTTGCATAGTCCAACTCGTGCAAATTACCCTTTTATAGGAGTAAAAAAATTTACAATTCCTTCTATTTTTCATCGTTTTATTTACTTCACTCCCCTCCTAAACTTAACAAATGTGCTTTTTTTCTTCCAACTTACCTGTTATCGCTGCCTCTATTTTCTATTATTTTGATCCAGCTTCATCCCTTTAGCCACTTGAACTCTTCCTAGTTCCTCCTTTTCTCATCAAATTTTAATAGGAATTTTTATCTACTTTTACCAATTATCTACCGCTTTTTCCTTGCTGGTAACTTTGTTATTCTGAGTTTGCCGAAACTTCCCAAGTCATGAGAAGTACGGGGGATGACTGATGGTGTATGGCTTATGCTAACCGCCTGGGGTGAATCGCACATGGATGCTGCGTAGGTTTGTATCCTCAATCCGAACCCGACAACTAACCTCGTAGGTAAAAAAAAGGAGCGATGAGAAGTGAAGAAAAAATGGATGTCTAAAACAGTATTTGCATTGGCAGTAGGAATGGCAGTAAGCGGTATCGCTACGTCTGCATTTGCTGCTTCTCCAGATTGCACGGTGAAAAAGTTACCGATCCAAAAAGGTACTGCTAACCTTGATCTGAATGCATTGCCTGATTTACTTAAACAGAAGCAAGGAAACTCTAAGGATTGTCTTCCTACCGATGTATTAAATAGCCTTTTAAATCAAAATTCGGATAAGGGAAAATCCATCGTCGATCAATTGAAAAACATTGAAGATTGCGACATTGAATTACCTTCTAAATCAAAGGGTAAAGACAGATGGGCTGACAAAGAGACTTCTAAAAAGGATTCCGATAAAGCTTCTGTAGACGAACAGAAAAAACCTTCCATCAAAGAGCCAGTAAAAGATAGCGATTCAAAAGAGAACGTATCTTCTGAAGCAAGCGCAATGGTGAACGAAGTAGTAGATATCGTAAACCAGGAGCGTGCAAAGGCTGGTCTGAAACCACTTAGCATGGATAAAGAACTATCTAAAATGGCAACAGACAAAGCAAAAGACATGGCACAAAACAATTATTTTGATCATGACAGCCCAACTTTCGGATCTCCATTCGACATGATGAAGCAGTATGACATTTCTTTCCGTACAGCTGGTGAAAACATCGCTGAGGGACAACGTTCTGCAGAAGAAGTTATGAAAGACTGGATGGGTAGCGACGGACACCGTAGAAACATTATGGATTCTTCCTTTACAAAAATCGGAGTAGGATACTATAACGGTTACTGGGTACAAGAATTCATCGGATAAACCACTTATTTCGGAATAGAGGATCAATAAAATCCCTATCCATGTTATCTCATAAAGACAGACGAAACTCCTCATTTCGTCTGTCTTTTTTTTATGCTTATAGGGCTTTATTGATTTTGTATAACTGGACAAGATAATGTATTACTAGGAAACAAAGGAGAAACCTGTGTCCAAACCGGAGGAATCTGTTATGAAAAATCGATTTACAATTGGCAAGATGGCTCGTATGCACCGGATCGCCGAATCAACGCTTCGCTATTATGATGAAAAAGGCATTTTTCAGCCTAAAAGTATTGATCAGAAAACACAATACCGTTACTACACAATTGATCAATTTTCTACTTTAACTTCTATTAAGTTTTTTCGCCATTTAGGTATTCCACTCCAAGAGATTAAAAGATTTATGGATGAACGTACCCCAGATCTAGCTTTGGACATCCTAGAAAAACAAAGAACATCGCTTAAACAAAAACAACAGGAAATCGCCTACATGCTAAATCGCTTGGAAAGTAAGATCACAACCATCAAACAAGGCGTAGATAAACCGGATGATTCCGTCGTATTTAAAGATTTACCGAAGCGCTATATTCACTCCATAGTCGTAGAAGCAGACCTCTCTGATGAAGAGTTTGAGTATCACCTTAATACATTACAAAGTGATCTTCAGCTTTTAGAGGTATCATTATTTGCTGGCGATATTGGTACTTCTGTGTCCAAATCCTCCATCCTAAAAGGGGAATATCAAGATTACAATAGTTTATTTATCATGATTGATGATCTTCCGGTTGATAAAGAGCGCTATGCCAGTATTCCAGCTGGTTTGTACGCATGTACCATGCATTATGGACCTTACGAACAGCTCGATCAGTCCTATGAACGCCTCCTTTCAGCAATCAGAAGGCGTAATTATGAGATTACTGATAAATCCTATGAGCTAGGCATTGTAGATTTATCTATCACCAGTGAATCCGATGAATTTGTTACTGAAATCCAAATTCCAATCCAACCCTCTACCTCCCTTATAACTGACTGATTTCAAATAAATTTATTGACTGACAAACAAAAAAATTTTTGCGCCCCCTTGAGCTTCAAGTAGCTTGAAGGTTTACAATAAGAGCTATCACAAGGAGGTCGTATTATGACAGACGCAGCAATTAAACTAAGGGAGACCCCCGTGCCAAAGCTATTCATCTCGTATCTCATCCCTTCTGTACTCGGCATGCTACTTATGTCGATTAATATTTTTGTGGATGGGGTATTTGTCAGTCGGGGGGTAGGGCCAGAAGGACTAGCTGGGGTAAACATCTCCGTACCCGCCTTTTCCATCTTCCTTTCTATCTCTCTTTGGATCGGAATGGGTGGAGCTACTCTCTATTCAGCTGCCTTGGGAAGAAATGAAGTAACACACGCTCGCCAGATTTTTACTCAATCTTTTACACTGGCAATTCTATTGGTTAGTCTAATAATGGTCGTTTGCTTAACAAATATTGAACAAATTGCCTATATTTTTGGAGCTGACAAGGCAATCTTGCCTTATGTACTTGATTATTTACGTGTGCTGTTAACTTTCGGGATGGTTTATGTATTAGAAAACATCTTGAGCATTTTTATCCGTAATGACGGAAACCCCAAGCTAGCAATGATGGGCCTAATTGTCACATCGGTCCTTAATATAATATTTAACTATATCTTTATTTTCATGATGGGGATGGGTGTAAAAGGGGCAGCCTATGCTACGATATTATCGGCTGCTATTGGTTTTTTAGTTCTACTTACTCACTTTTGTAAGAAAGGTAGCACATTGCGTTTTGTGGCCTTCCGATTTCAGCTAAAGGAAATTGGGCAAATAGTAAATATTGGCTTCCCTAGCTTTATTGCTGAGAGTACCATCGCGATCACTACATTGGCATACAACCTAGCTTTCATGAAATATCTGGGTGCACAGGGTGTTGCAGCAT
This is a stretch of genomic DNA from Brevibacillus laterosporus DSM 25. It encodes these proteins:
- a CDS encoding GntP family permease encodes the protein MFLEIVAILVSLCLLMFFAYRGYPVIVFAPIFTLLAVVLSGLALLPSYTETFMTNAANYIKAFFPVFLLGAIFGKVMELSGAAGSIAQTIVKGLGSNRAMLSIVLACAILTYGGVSLFVVAFAVYPFAAALFREANIPKRLIPGTIALGAFTFTMDALPGTPQIQNIIPTNYFGTDAYAAPLVGIVGAFMIFVGGMLWLERRRKQAAIAGEGYGDNHKNEPEAKEAEKYPHIALAILPLLLVLLTNFLLSRGFIAVDSWYDPAMLQEKFKIENVKTVASSWALIIALLVGVISALAINVKAVHSKLAAGLTTAAMGALLAIFNTASEVGFGNVVKTLPGFKIIQSWILGASDHPLVSEALAVNVLSGMTGSASGGLSIALEVMGKQYVELADAVGISPELLHRIASMASGGMDTLPHNGAVITLLAITGLTHRQSYKDIFIITVLKTVTVFILAFVVSIF
- a CDS encoding sigma 54-interacting transcriptional regulator, giving the protein MMAFHSVLSSEYLELLEDVFEKAYECIVVTDPEGIILMMNHKYRNFIGIADPIGRHVTTVIENTRMHVVAKTGIAELAEVQRINGREMIANRVPIYREEKMIAVLGTVMFQDVRQLHALSATVDQLKQELDYYKGELQRKLRATYRFEQIVSTSDLMNKCKELAMKVANSDTTVLITGESGTGKELFAHAIHAASQRAMGPFIRVNCAAIPDNLLESELFGYEEGAFTGALRKGKKGKFELADRGTILLDEIGDMPLALQAKILRILQEKEVERVGASRPLSLNVRVIASTNKDMIALMKAGKFREDLFYRLHVVTLTIPPLRDRLEDLPYLVEIIREQLMESTGIVVKGMDEEVWELLRYHSWPGNVRELRNVLERAMHMMEGKWIRAEHILLPTSIPGSPMLQSSFPSLKEWLAKAEREALQQAVQLAGGNKREAAKLLGISKSSFYQKWEKLIDRQIKQVK
- a CDS encoding HesB/YadR/YfhF family protein codes for the protein MSITITPQALAWFKKDWGFKSGDSIRFFVRYGGGTSLHKSYSMGISKAEPNEIALSSTVEGITFFFEQDDMWFIEDKSMTVDFIEALEEITFSFQ
- a CDS encoding 3-hydroxybutyrate dehydrogenase, with translation MGLLDQRVALITGAASGIGYEMAQHFAKEGAIIAIADLNAGAVAMSAEKLRQQGNKVIGLCCDVSNEEQVAVSVQRVVEEYGRLEILINNAGLQHVSPIEEFPTERFELLLKVMLVGPFLGIKHAFPIMKQQGYGRILNMSSINGLIGFAGKAAYNSAKHGVIGLTKVAALEGAVHGITVNALCPGYVDTPLVQNQLKDLAVTRNVPLEKVLEEVIYPLVPQKRLLSVEEIADYASMLVSDRLKGVTGIAAAIDGGYTAQ
- a CDS encoding CAP domain-containing protein, with the protein product MKKKWMSKTVFALAVGMAVSGIATSAFAASPDCTVKKLPIQKGTANLDLNALPDLLKQKQGNSKDCLPTDVLNSLLNQNSDKGKSIVDQLKNIEDCDIELPSKSKGKDRWADKETSKKDSDKASVDEQKKPSIKEPVKDSDSKENVSSEASAMVNEVVDIVNQERAKAGLKPLSMDKELSKMATDKAKDMAQNNYFDHDSPTFGSPFDMMKQYDISFRTAGENIAEGQRSAEEVMKDWMGSDGHRRNIMDSSFTKIGVGYYNGYWVQEFIG
- the adhE gene encoding bifunctional acetaldehyde-CoA/alcohol dehydrogenase codes for the protein MSNEIKVQEQAKEEAVKTMIDTLVENGNQALKDFANYDQEKIDSIVKAMALAGLDKHVYLAKLAHEETGRGVFEDKMIKNIFSTEYIYNSIKKDKTVGLIREDEQNGIIEIAEPIGVVAGVTPVTNPTSTTMFKAIISIKTRNPIIFAFHPSAQKSSAEAARTLYEAAIKAGAPKNCIQWIDQPSLEATKQLMNHPGTALVLATGGAAMVKSAYSTGKPALGVGPGNVPCYIERTAVIERAVNDLILSKTFDNGMICASEQAVIVDAPIYERVKQLMISNNCHFLTPDEKAKVEKLVINENTCAVNADIVGKPAAVIAEMAGIHVDPETKILIAELTGVGADHPLSREKLSPVLACYKVKNADEGFRRAEEMLEFGGLGHTAVIHTEDDDLMEAFGMRMKACRIVVNAPSSQGAIGDIYNEFIPSLTLGCGSYGRNSVSTNVSAVHMINVKKVAKRRVNMQWFKIPEKIYFEKNSIQYLQDMPDISRAVIVTDPAMVKLGYVDKVLRNLRSRSQYVHCKVFSDVEPDPSVTTVRKGTELMTDFRPDVIIALGGGSAMDAAKAMWLFYEYPNEEFQNLYQKFLDIRKRVYKFPKLGRLAKFVAIPTTSGTGSEVTPFAVITDREKNMKYPIADYELTPDVAILDPQFVMTVPKVITADTGMDVLTHAMEAYVSVMANDFTDGLALKAIQLIFEYLPRAYKDGGDEVARQKVHNASCIAGMAFANAFLGINHSLAHKLGAEFHIAHGRSNAILMPHVIRFNATVPNKFASFPRYEKFIAHERYAEIARLLGLPAKTTEEGVESLIQAVVTLGKSLDIPMSIEANGVSKEAFEKEVDRLAVLAFEDQCTTANPKMPLVTELAEIYRNTFKGV
- a CDS encoding MATE family efflux transporter; translated protein: MTDAAIKLRETPVPKLFISYLIPSVLGMLLMSINIFVDGVFVSRGVGPEGLAGVNISVPAFSIFLSISLWIGMGGATLYSAALGRNEVTHARQIFTQSFTLAILLVSLIMVVCLTNIEQIAYIFGADKAILPYVLDYLRVLLTFGMVYVLENILSIFIRNDGNPKLAMMGLIVTSVLNIIFNYIFIFMMGMGVKGAAYATILSAAIGFLVLLTHFCKKGSTLRFVAFRFQLKEIGQIVNIGFPSFIAESTIAITTLAYNLAFMKYLGAQGVAAYAIVNYIHAMLLLLFMGVGAALQPIASFHYGARLSERLRASLRLTVKTGWIFGVAALLFGVLFSNVFIMLFDIQSKELIQITVNGMNLFFVNYLFLGYNLVYGEYFQAIQKIRKSLWIILTRGVLLVIPLLFILPKWFGVNGIWLAVPIAEALTALGVSMLNRKTPPVPQFTKQETEVTL
- a CDS encoding MerR family transcriptional regulator; this encodes MKNRFTIGKMARMHRIAESTLRYYDEKGIFQPKSIDQKTQYRYYTIDQFSTLTSIKFFRHLGIPLQEIKRFMDERTPDLALDILEKQRTSLKQKQQEIAYMLNRLESKITTIKQGVDKPDDSVVFKDLPKRYIHSIVVEADLSDEEFEYHLNTLQSDLQLLEVSLFAGDIGTSVSKSSILKGEYQDYNSLFIMIDDLPVDKERYASIPAGLYACTMHYGPYEQLDQSYERLLSAIRRRNYEITDKSYELGIVDLSITSESDEFVTEIQIPIQPSTSLITD